Proteins encoded in a region of the Pirellulaceae bacterium genome:
- a CDS encoding alginate lyase family protein has translation MNKPQLLRLLQTARHLRPIQIANRFQRRFRSATPSKSPPPPQRKRSGNWTLAAQRNPTLLAPNKIKVFESEIEVTSNSWDDPELEHLVRYNLHYFDDLNAVNAENRSNWQQALLTRWISENPPAEGTGWEPYPLSIRIVNWIKWSLAGNELSTAASKSLALQTRSLEKQIELHLMGNHVWANAKALIFAGLFFSGPEADRWLSHGRSLLEREMQEQILPDGGHFELSPMYHCILLEDLIDLANLSHVYGQKSVKGLEQTIQSMGRWLRVMCHPDGEISFFNDASFGIALKPSQIEDYACRVGFSAFPPCRGSVTHLADTGYVRIQFPNHAMLIDVAAAGASYQPGHSHADTLSFEWSLLGQRVLVNSGTSCYGVSAERLRQRGTAAHNTVIVDQTNSSHVWSGFRLASRAKPFGLTIDESNDHVSISCSHNGYRRLPTRVTHTRKWEIGPTEFSISDEVGPRFQQAQSRLHFHPDWSVFKVNSTVFAESQVIPEKLEITTKAEKRLLPGSYHPQFEQSLPNSVLECDLEPDVASKIRIGWS, from the coding sequence ATGAATAAACCCCAGCTTTTACGGTTGCTGCAAACGGCTCGACACCTGAGACCGATCCAGATTGCAAATCGTTTCCAACGTCGATTTCGCAGCGCGACGCCCTCCAAATCCCCACCCCCACCCCAACGAAAACGTTCAGGTAATTGGACACTTGCGGCACAACGGAATCCGACCCTATTAGCCCCAAATAAAATAAAAGTTTTTGAAAGCGAGATCGAAGTCACGTCGAACAGCTGGGACGATCCTGAACTCGAGCATCTCGTCCGATACAACCTCCACTACTTTGATGATCTGAACGCCGTTAATGCTGAGAATCGATCGAATTGGCAGCAAGCTTTGCTAACGCGCTGGATCAGCGAGAACCCCCCCGCTGAGGGCACCGGCTGGGAACCCTATCCACTCTCAATTCGGATTGTGAATTGGATTAAATGGTCCCTGGCTGGAAACGAATTATCCACTGCCGCCTCGAAATCATTGGCTTTGCAGACGAGAAGCCTGGAAAAACAGATCGAATTGCATTTGATGGGCAACCACGTCTGGGCAAACGCCAAAGCGTTGATCTTTGCTGGCCTCTTTTTTTCCGGTCCAGAGGCAGACCGCTGGCTGTCACACGGGCGATCTCTGCTCGAACGCGAAATGCAGGAACAAATCTTGCCGGATGGGGGACATTTCGAACTCAGCCCGATGTATCACTGCATTCTGCTTGAAGATCTCATCGATCTGGCAAACCTTTCACACGTCTACGGGCAAAAGTCGGTCAAGGGGCTGGAGCAAACGATTCAATCGATGGGGCGTTGGTTACGTGTCATGTGTCATCCGGATGGCGAAATATCATTCTTTAACGACGCATCCTTCGGAATTGCGTTGAAGCCGAGTCAAATTGAGGATTACGCCTGCCGTGTCGGATTCAGCGCATTCCCCCCCTGTCGCGGGAGCGTCACTCATTTGGCCGACACGGGCTATGTTCGTATTCAGTTTCCGAATCATGCCATGCTAATCGACGTCGCGGCAGCTGGTGCAAGTTATCAACCGGGTCACTCACACGCCGACACGTTGTCCTTTGAGTGGTCCCTGTTGGGCCAACGCGTGTTAGTGAACTCTGGAACGTCTTGCTACGGTGTTTCAGCCGAGCGTTTGCGACAGCGTGGCACAGCCGCCCATAACACGGTGATTGTCGATCAAACCAACTCATCCCACGTCTGGAGCGGCTTCCGATTGGCCAGTCGGGCAAAACCTTTTGGATTGACCATCGACGAATCGAACGACCATGTTTCGATCAGCTGCTCTCACAATGGCTATCGACGACTCCCCACACGGGTAACACACACCCGCAAATGGGAAATTGGCCCGACTGAATTCTCCATTTCCGACGAAGTAGGACCGCGATTTCAGCAAGCCCAGTCGCGACTTCACTTTCATCCGGACTGGTCGGTCTTCAAAGTCAATTCCACTGTTTTCGCCGAGTCGCAGGTTATTCCCGAGAAGTTAGAGATTACGACAAAAGCTGAAAAACGTCTGCTTCCTGGCAGCTACCACCCTCAATTTGAACAGTCTCTGCCGAATTCCGTGCTGGAGTGTGACCTTGAACCGGATGTGGCCTCAAAGATTCGAATCGGCTGGTCATAG
- a CDS encoding MraY family glycosyltransferase yields the protein MAIAAAALGLAFLISYLLTPLVRRAAVRYDFVDRPDGKRKIQSTPVALGGGLMLLIAAPLVVAIVIAWWGPDLWLMTSQSSKEPGAIIGLAIAGILLAVVGLLDDGFGIRGSYKLLWQMLAAGLVMGTGLSVPKVGIFDYVVPLGTLGSLFAIVWLLGAINSFNLIDGVDGLAGSVGVVFSLTFGLIAILGGQQLEAIIAFALAGALLGFLRFNFPPATIYLGDAGSMFIGLVLGTIALRCSIKQAATLAFAAPLAIWSIPMFDSFAAVLRRKLTGRSIYATDRGHIHHVLLTRGMSAFQAVSFIVVLCSITCIGAVVSLYFKIEWLGFATVLAVIGFLIFTRVFGHVEFVLLNARLFGFGRFLSRTSTSEGDEEAKHTRVSLQGTRQWEELWGALVESAQKFHLVKMQLNLSMPRLHESFYATWSKPGRHSHDLSWQADIPLIVEGQSVGRLHVTGLQNEEYASKEMNQFIDFVETLELQLNLLIHQEVSRIEEHSTMNKPLMGDSASDNAMVERV from the coding sequence ATGGCAATTGCCGCTGCCGCCCTTGGGTTGGCATTTTTAATCAGTTACCTTCTTACGCCGCTCGTTAGGCGAGCGGCAGTACGATATGACTTTGTTGATCGTCCTGATGGGAAGCGCAAGATCCAGTCGACTCCGGTTGCCTTAGGTGGGGGGCTTATGCTGCTGATCGCGGCACCTCTGGTTGTAGCGATTGTGATTGCTTGGTGGGGTCCCGACTTGTGGTTGATGACAAGCCAATCGTCGAAAGAACCGGGCGCGATCATTGGGCTTGCCATCGCAGGAATACTCCTAGCGGTTGTCGGATTGCTGGATGATGGGTTCGGCATTCGAGGGAGTTATAAACTCTTGTGGCAGATGCTCGCTGCAGGTTTGGTGATGGGGACTGGACTCTCGGTACCCAAGGTTGGAATCTTTGATTATGTCGTTCCGCTTGGGACACTTGGAAGTTTGTTCGCCATTGTTTGGTTGCTGGGGGCCATCAATTCGTTCAATTTGATCGATGGCGTGGATGGATTGGCAGGCAGCGTCGGAGTGGTCTTTAGTCTCACTTTCGGACTGATCGCAATACTCGGCGGTCAACAGCTTGAGGCGATTATTGCCTTCGCGCTAGCCGGAGCTCTGTTGGGATTTCTACGGTTTAATTTTCCTCCCGCGACCATTTATCTGGGTGATGCGGGAAGTATGTTTATCGGTCTTGTTTTGGGCACCATTGCCTTGCGCTGTTCGATCAAGCAGGCCGCCACACTCGCCTTTGCGGCTCCGCTGGCAATCTGGTCGATTCCGATGTTCGATTCGTTTGCGGCTGTGCTACGTCGCAAACTGACGGGCCGCAGCATCTATGCCACGGATCGAGGGCATATTCACCATGTCTTGTTGACTCGAGGCATGAGTGCGTTTCAAGCCGTTTCTTTTATTGTCGTTCTGTGCAGCATTACTTGTATTGGTGCAGTTGTCAGTTTGTATTTTAAAATCGAATGGCTGGGTTTCGCTACCGTTCTTGCTGTTATCGGTTTTCTGATCTTCACTCGTGTGTTCGGACACGTCGAGTTTGTACTTTTGAACGCCAGGCTTTTTGGCTTTGGACGATTTCTCTCTCGCACTTCCACGTCGGAAGGTGATGAAGAAGCCAAGCATACGCGAGTTAGTCTTCAGGGTACGCGTCAATGGGAGGAACTCTGGGGCGCTCTGGTTGAATCTGCTCAGAAGTTCCATCTTGTGAAAATGCAATTGAATCTTTCCATGCCACGTCTGCATGAAAGTTTCTATGCCACTTGGTCGAAGCCAGGGCGACATTCGCACGATCTATCCTGGCAGGCGGATATTCCTTTGATCGTCGAAGGTCAGTCGGTCGGGAGACTCCACGTGACTGGTCTGCAAAACGAAGAGTATGCGAGCAAGGAGATGAATCAGTTCATCGACTTTGTCGAAACGCTCGAGTTGCAGCTGAATCTCCTGATTCATCAAGAAGTTTCTCGCATTGAAGAACACTCAACGATGAACAAACCGTTGATGGGTGATTCGGCTTCCGACAACGCCATGGTTGAACGCGTCTAA